A window of the Nibribacter ruber genome harbors these coding sequences:
- a CDS encoding NAD(P)/FAD-dependent oxidoreductase: MIYDYLVVGHGLAGAILTCFLEKNAKTVLVLDVNKPNAASRVAAGLINPVAGKRFAKSWQVDAFLPQAKQFYQEQSEVFQTPFFHQKPILKLFSTPEEQNTWMGKSTEAIWDDYIEATHLQLPPSEDVHQELGGLLIKQGGYVELRKFLHLREEALAQRNAIRREAFDFSQLELLPDGVQYQDVQARKIIFCEGAGAVKNPYFNWLPFSLNKGEILDISVKGFNAPYIYNKAVYVVPLGEEKYRIGATYNWRDLEEVTTLEGRQELEAKTKDIIKKPLQVTMQYVGVRPAVRDRKPLMGLHPELPQLAVFNGMGSKGVLMAPLLAQQLMAHVEGQEPLWKEVDIARYFPLYLASKSTI; the protein is encoded by the coding sequence ATGATTTATGATTACTTGGTAGTTGGCCACGGGCTGGCCGGCGCGATTTTGACCTGTTTTCTGGAAAAGAACGCAAAAACGGTCCTGGTATTGGATGTGAACAAACCCAACGCCGCCTCCCGCGTGGCCGCCGGCCTCATCAACCCCGTGGCGGGCAAGCGCTTCGCCAAAAGCTGGCAGGTAGACGCATTTCTACCCCAGGCCAAACAGTTCTACCAAGAGCAGTCAGAGGTATTCCAGACGCCGTTCTTCCACCAGAAACCCATCTTAAAACTCTTCTCCACACCAGAAGAACAGAACACCTGGATGGGAAAATCCACCGAGGCCATCTGGGATGATTACATTGAAGCCACCCACCTGCAACTGCCGCCCTCAGAAGACGTGCACCAGGAACTGGGCGGCCTGCTCATCAAGCAGGGAGGTTACGTGGAGTTGCGCAAGTTCCTGCATCTGCGCGAAGAAGCCCTTGCCCAGCGCAACGCCATCAGGCGCGAAGCCTTTGATTTCTCGCAACTAGAGCTGCTGCCAGACGGCGTTCAATACCAGGACGTGCAGGCTAGAAAAATCATCTTCTGCGAGGGAGCCGGCGCGGTCAAAAATCCGTACTTTAACTGGTTGCCCTTTTCCTTGAACAAAGGCGAGATCCTGGACATTTCTGTAAAAGGATTTAACGCGCCCTATATCTATAACAAGGCAGTTTACGTTGTTCCTTTAGGCGAAGAAAAGTACCGTATTGGGGCCACGTATAACTGGCGTGATTTAGAGGAAGTTACCACGCTTGAAGGACGCCAGGAACTGGAAGCCAAAACAAAGGATATTATAAAGAAACCTTTGCAGGTCACAATGCAGTATGTAGGGGTACGGCCCGCCGTGCGCGACCGTAAGCCTTTGATGGGCCTGCACCCAGAACTGCCGCAGCTGGCGGTGTTCAACGGCATGGGCTCTAAAGGCGTGTTGATGGCTCCCTTGTTGGCGCAGCAGTTGATGGCCCATGTAGAAGGGCAGGAGCCGCTTTGGAAGGAGGTAGACATTGCCCGGTATTTTCCTTTATATTTAGCATCTAAGTCAACCATATGA
- a CDS encoding MBL fold metallo-hydrolase, whose translation MQIKSFPFNPFSENTYVLYDVTKECVIIDPGCSNAQEEKQLKDFIETQGLKVVRLLNTHCHIDHVLGNKFVADTYGVPLEIHEDDLAVLRAVPTYAAAYGFPMYAEQLPEKFLKEGETVTFGETKLEVIFTPGHAPGHVVFYHKDSQNVIGGDVLFQRSIGRTDLPGGNHATLIQSIKTKLFTLPDTVTVHPGHGPSTTIGEEKKHNPFLT comes from the coding sequence ATGCAAATTAAGAGCTTTCCGTTTAATCCCTTCTCTGAGAATACCTACGTGCTGTATGACGTCACCAAAGAGTGCGTGATCATTGACCCAGGCTGTTCCAATGCCCAGGAAGAAAAACAACTGAAGGACTTTATTGAGACCCAGGGATTGAAAGTGGTGCGCCTGCTCAACACCCATTGCCACATTGACCATGTACTAGGCAACAAATTTGTGGCAGACACCTATGGCGTGCCGTTGGAGATTCATGAAGATGACTTGGCCGTTTTGCGTGCCGTGCCCACGTATGCCGCTGCCTACGGTTTCCCGATGTACGCCGAGCAACTACCGGAGAAGTTCTTAAAGGAAGGCGAAACCGTGACGTTTGGCGAGACGAAGCTGGAGGTGATCTTCACGCCGGGCCACGCCCCCGGGCACGTGGTCTTCTACCACAAAGATTCCCAGAACGTGATTGGCGGCGACGTGCTCTTCCAGCGCAGCATTGGCCGAACAGATTTGCCGGGCGGCAACCATGCCACCCTCATCCAAAGTATAAAGACAAAATTGTTCACCCTGCCAGACACTGTAACGGTGCACCCGGGCCACGGCCCTTCCACCACCATTGGCGAGGAGAAGAAGCATAATCCGTTTTTGACCTAA
- the pssA gene encoding CDP-diacylglycerol--serine O-phosphatidyltransferase, whose protein sequence is MKKHLPNFITCLNLLCGCLAITFVFQGQLVGAAYLVALAVFFDFWDGMVARILHVHSEIGKQLDSLADMVSFGVVPGMVMFKLLEESVQQGYFGLTIDTLLPFAGFILTVFSALRLAKFNLDTRQTDSFIGVPTPTTTMLIVSFPLILAFDTYGLTPIILNPWFLLGITVLFSFLLISELPLFALKFKNLKWEGNQIRFIFMILTIVLLAWLNFTAVPLLVALYILLSLIKPSAI, encoded by the coding sequence ATGAAAAAACATCTTCCTAACTTTATCACCTGTCTTAACCTGCTGTGCGGCTGCCTGGCCATTACGTTTGTTTTTCAGGGGCAACTGGTGGGCGCCGCGTACCTGGTGGCCCTGGCCGTCTTCTTTGACTTCTGGGATGGCATGGTGGCGCGTATTCTGCACGTGCACTCAGAGATTGGCAAGCAGCTGGACTCCCTAGCCGACATGGTTTCTTTTGGCGTAGTGCCGGGCATGGTCATGTTCAAATTGTTGGAGGAAAGTGTGCAGCAAGGATACTTTGGACTTACCATAGACACGTTGCTGCCGTTTGCGGGCTTTATCTTGACGGTGTTCTCTGCCCTGCGCCTGGCCAAATTCAACCTGGACACCCGCCAGACGGATTCTTTCATTGGCGTGCCCACGCCTACCACCACCATGCTCATTGTGAGCTTCCCCTTGATTCTGGCTTTTGACACCTACGGCCTCACGCCCATCATCCTCAATCCTTGGTTCTTGCTGGGCATTACAGTGCTGTTTTCTTTCCTGCTTATCTCTGAGCTGCCGCTGTTTGCGCTTAAGTTCAAGAACCTGAAGTGGGAGGGGAACCAGATACGCTTTATCTTCATGATTTTGACCATAGTGTTGCTGGCTTGGCTTAACTTTACCGCGGTTCCGCTGCTGGTGGCGCTTTATATCTTGTTATCCCTTATTAAACCTTCTGCCATATGA
- the purS gene encoding phosphoribosylformylglycinamidine synthase subunit PurS, translating into MKFTAEIDIMPHAELLDPQGKAVMLGLEHLGLEQVSDVRIGKHIKLQLEAQDEAAAAQKVEEACKKLLANMVMESFSYRLTAN; encoded by the coding sequence ATGAAATTCACCGCCGAAATTGACATCATGCCCCACGCTGAATTGTTAGACCCTCAGGGAAAAGCCGTAATGCTGGGCCTGGAGCATTTAGGACTGGAGCAAGTGTCTGATGTGCGCATTGGCAAACACATTAAACTGCAGCTAGAAGCACAGGACGAGGCCGCTGCCGCCCAGAAAGTGGAAGAGGCCTGCAAGAAGCTGTTGGCCAACATGGTCATGGAGTCATTTTCTTACCGCCTCACAGCAAACTAA